In Gossypium hirsutum isolate 1008001.06 chromosome D06, Gossypium_hirsutum_v2.1, whole genome shotgun sequence, one genomic interval encodes:
- the LOC107949195 gene encoding sulfate transporter 1.3, with amino-acid sequence MDPNSCSNIEAETKEMDVRSLSASHQHSQYLHKVGIPPKQNLLREFIARVKETLFADDPLRPFKDQPRSRKLVLGIEAIFPIFEWGRSYNWRKFRGDLIAGLTIASLCIPQDIGYARLANLAPQYGLYSSFVPPLIYAFMGSSRDIAIGPVAVVSLLLGSMLSNEIDPNQNEAEYLRLAFTATFFAGITQVTLGFLRLGFLIDFLSHAAIIGFMAGAAITIALQQLKGLLGIQKFTKKTDIISVMRSVWGSVHHGWNWQTILIGVSFLSFLLLTKYIGKKNKKFFWVPAIAPLISVILSTFFVYITHAEKKGVQIVKNIEKGINPSSVNQIYFTGDYLLKGLKIGVVAGMIALTEAVAIGRTFASMKDYQLDGNKEMVALGAMNVVGSLASCYVATGSFSRSAVNFMSGCETAVSNIIMSCVVFLTLEFLTPLFKYTPNAILAAIIISAVVGLIDVKAAILVWKIDKFDFVACLGAFLGVVFASVEIGLLIAVIISFAKILLQVTRPRTAILGKVPRTNVYRNILQYPEATKVPGVLIVRVDSAIYFSNSNYVKERILRWLMDEEEKVKAACQPTIHFLIVEMSPVTDIDTSGIHALEELHRSLEKKNIQLILANPGPMVMDKLEASKFANLIGDDKIFLTVADAVSSCSPKPVENV; translated from the exons ATGGATCCCAACTCTTGTTCAAACATTGAAGCTGAAACCAAAGAGATGGATGTTAGAAGCCTGTCGGCCTCACACCAACACTCGCAGTATCTTCACAAGGTAGGGATTCCCCCTAAGCAAAACCTCTTGAGGGAATTCATTGCCAGGGTGAAAGAAACATTATTTGCCGATGATCCTTTGCGTCCCTTCAAGGATCAACCAAGGTCTCGAAAGCTTGTCCTCGGCATCGAGGCCATCTTCCCGATTTTCGAATGGGGAAGGAGTTACAACTGGAGAAAATTTAGAGGTGATCTCATTGCTGGACTCACAATCGCGAGTCTCTGCATTCCTCAG GACATTGGTTATGCAAGGCTAGCAAACTTGGCTCCACAGTATGGACTTT ACTCCAGCTTTGTTCCACCATTGATTTATGCCTTCATGGGAAGTTCAAGAGACATCGCGATTGGACCAGTTGCTGTGGTATCTCTTTTACTAGGGTCAATGCTTTCAAATGAGATTGACCCTAATCAAAATGAAGCCGAGTATCTGCGGCTTGCATTTACTGCTACCTTTTTTGCTGGGATCACTCAAGTAACTCTTGGTTTTCTCAG gttgggATTCTTGATTGACTTCTTGTCACATGCTGCCATCATCGGTTTTATGGCTGGAGCTGCGATTACAATCGCCCTCCAACAGCTTAAAGGTCTTCTTGGTATACAAAAATTTACAAAGAAAACAGATATTATTTCTGTAATGCGCTCTGTATGGGGCAGTGTCCATCATGGA TGGAACTGGCAGACTATACTCATCGGAGTTAGCTTTTTATCCTTCCTGCTGTTAACCAAGTACATT gggaaaaagaaCAAGAAGTTCTTCTGGGTGCCTGCAATAGCTCCTTTGATATCAGTTATTCTCTCCACCTTTTTCGTTTATATAACACATGCAGAAAAGAAAGGAGTCCAGATT GTGAAAAACATTGAGAAAGGAATCAATCCCTCATCGGTAAATCAAATTTATTTCACTGGTGACTATCTTCTTAAAGGTTTAAAGATTGGTGTTGTGGCGGGTATGATAGCATTGACG GAAGCTGTGGCCATTGGGCGAACTTTTGCTTCGATGAAAGACTATCAACTAGATGGAAACAAAGAAATGGTGGCATTAGGAGCAATGAATGTAGTCGGTTCATTGGCTTCCTGCTATGTAGCCACAG GGTCATTTTCTCGATCAGCAGTAAATTTCATGTCTGGCTGCGAAACTGCTGTTTCTAATATCATCATGTCCTGTGTTGTATTTCTGACTTTAGAATTCTTAACACCTCTGTTCAAATACACCCCAAATGCTATTCTCGCTGCCATCATTATATCTGCTGTGGTTGGACTTATCGATGTTAAGGCAGCGATTTTGGTATGGAAGATTGATAAATTCGATTTTGTTGCATGCTTGGGAGCCTTTCTTGGAGTAGTATTTGCGTCAGTCGAGATTGGCCTCCTAATTGCT GTCATAATATCCTTTGCTAAAATCCTCTTACAAGTTACTAGACCTCGAACGGCGATACTAGGGAAGGTACCGAGGACTAATGTGTACCGAAATATACTACAATATCCAGAAGCAACTAAAGTTCCAGGGGTTCTGATTGTGAGAGTTGATTCTGCTATTTACTTTTCCAACTCTAATTATGTCAAGGAGAG GATACTGAGATGGTTGATGGAtgaagaagagaaagtaaaagctGCATGTCAACCAACAATCCATTTTTTGATAGTTGAGATGTCGC CTGTTACCGACATTGATACCAGTGGCATCCATGCCTTGGAAGAACTACACAGGAGTCTTGAGAAAAAGAATATTCAG CTTATACTAGCAAATCCTGGACCCATGGTGATGGACAAGCTCGAGGCATCGAAATTTGCAAACTTAATCGGAGACGACAAGATCTTCTTGACGGTCGCAGATGCAGTGTCATCATGTTCTCCAAAACCGGTGGAAAATGTCTGA